The following proteins are co-located in the Hydrogenophaga sp. RAC07 genome:
- a CDS encoding PulJ/GspJ family protein: MTWRTRSQGFTLIELLVAIAVMAMLALLSWRSIDGMSHTQNITQERSDGLLRLQSAVGQWIADLDAVLDTGEVNPVDFNGQTLRLTRRDSAESGLDSRGVRVVAWALLPSANGGQWTRWQSGPLLQRDELARAWQRAADWGRGGPSPTGSNNPGADSALAIIAVDQWQIFYHRGETWGNPLSSVGTEGAEPGGAAASSLPNGVRLQLTLSGGQGLTGTLLRDWARPTLEAGR; this comes from the coding sequence ATGACCTGGCGCACGCGCTCCCAGGGCTTCACCCTCATCGAACTGCTGGTTGCCATCGCGGTGATGGCCATGCTCGCGCTGCTGAGCTGGCGTTCCATCGACGGCATGTCGCACACGCAGAACATCACGCAGGAGCGCTCCGACGGCTTGTTGCGGTTGCAGTCGGCGGTGGGCCAGTGGATCGCCGATCTGGACGCGGTACTCGACACCGGCGAGGTCAATCCGGTCGATTTCAACGGCCAGACGCTGCGCCTCACCCGACGCGACAGCGCGGAATCGGGCCTGGACAGTCGCGGCGTTCGGGTGGTGGCCTGGGCGCTGTTGCCGTCGGCAAACGGCGGGCAATGGACACGCTGGCAGTCGGGGCCGCTGCTGCAGCGCGACGAACTGGCCCGCGCCTGGCAGCGCGCGGCCGACTGGGGTCGAGGTGGTCCGTCCCCGACCGGCTCCAACAACCCCGGCGCCGACAGCGCGCTGGCGATCATCGCCGTCGACCAATGGCAAATCTTCTATCACCGGGGTGAGACCTGGGGCAATCCCTTGTCTTCCGTGGGCACCGAAGGCGCCGAACCGGGTGGCGCCGCTGCCAGCAGCCTGCCCAACGGCGTGCGCCTGCAACTCACCCTGTCCGGTGGCCAGGGGCTCACCGGCACGCTGCTGCGCGACTGGGCGCGTCCAACGTTGGAGGCGGGCAGATGA
- the gspL gene encoding type II secretion system protein GspL, whose protein sequence is MGRSVALRHAPHPIVLILTPADFSVTTPTPTSALFDWAASGNGQQINDLGQCAASLLPRDDEVVLVLPPRAVSWHRVALPKVASTRLRAALEGLLEDRLLADVNELHFALEPGGKSGQAVWVAVCQKTWLRSWLQILEGAGRPVTRIVPSMWPLVQSEAPVASAGASRSFELDIPSTIHWAHAESGQVWLGSSSVLGVSCTPLLEANSGAGGSASVAAITALMPPSPDALGESAEYDIWLADPSVATVAERILNQRFELVAQPQWLLRCSQSDWNLAQFDLSLSASARRGQRLRRSLRQWRSAPAWRPARWGLAALVGVQLVGLNAAAWHESSALQAKQQAVQQTLQQTFPQVTLVLDAPVQMQRELVRLQQTAGALSLGDLETLLGAIDQASGGDNLMPGTINYTPGDGRFAGWRATEDQVRALQQTLERAGWRVRFDGNELALSPPAP, encoded by the coding sequence ATGGGGCGATCCGTGGCCTTGCGCCACGCACCCCACCCCATTGTGCTGATCCTCACCCCCGCGGATTTTTCCGTCACCACCCCCACGCCCACCTCGGCCCTGTTCGACTGGGCTGCCTCGGGCAATGGGCAGCAGATCAACGACCTGGGCCAATGCGCCGCTTCGCTGCTGCCGCGCGACGACGAGGTGGTTCTGGTGCTGCCACCGCGTGCCGTCTCGTGGCACCGCGTGGCGCTGCCCAAGGTGGCGTCAACCCGCTTGCGCGCCGCACTCGAAGGACTGCTGGAAGACCGCCTGCTGGCCGACGTGAACGAGCTGCATTTCGCGCTGGAGCCGGGCGGCAAGTCGGGCCAGGCGGTGTGGGTCGCGGTGTGCCAGAAAACCTGGCTGCGCAGCTGGCTGCAAATCCTTGAAGGCGCGGGCCGTCCGGTCACGCGCATCGTGCCGTCGATGTGGCCGCTGGTGCAGTCCGAAGCACCCGTGGCGTCGGCAGGCGCTTCGCGCAGCTTTGAGCTCGACATCCCGTCCACCATCCACTGGGCCCACGCCGAGAGCGGGCAGGTGTGGCTGGGCAGTTCCAGCGTGCTGGGGGTGAGCTGCACGCCGCTGCTGGAAGCCAACAGCGGCGCTGGTGGAAGCGCGAGCGTGGCGGCCATCACCGCGCTCATGCCGCCCTCGCCCGACGCGCTGGGTGAGTCCGCCGAATACGACATCTGGTTGGCCGATCCCAGCGTGGCCACGGTGGCCGAACGCATCCTGAACCAGCGCTTCGAACTGGTGGCCCAGCCCCAGTGGCTGCTGCGCTGCTCGCAGTCCGACTGGAACCTGGCGCAGTTCGACCTCAGCCTGTCGGCCAGCGCGCGCCGCGGCCAACGTTTGCGGCGCAGCCTGCGGCAATGGCGCAGCGCGCCAGCCTGGCGCCCGGCGCGCTGGGGGCTGGCGGCTCTGGTGGGCGTGCAACTGGTCGGGCTCAACGCCGCCGCATGGCACGAAAGCAGCGCACTGCAAGCCAAACAACAGGCGGTGCAGCAGACCCTGCAACAGACCTTCCCGCAGGTCACGCTGGTGCTCGACGCGCCGGTGCAGATGCAGCGCGAGCTGGTCCGACTGCAGCAGACCGCCGGCGCGCTCTCGCTGGGCGATCTCGAAACGCTGCTGGGTGCGATCGATCAGGCGTCCGGTGGCGACAACCTGATGCCCGGCACGATCAACTACACACCGGGCGACGGCCGCTTCGCTGGCTGGCGTGCCACCGAAGACCAGGTGCGCGCCTTGCAACAAACCCTGGAACGCGCCGGTTGGCGGGTGCGTTTCGACGGCAACGAACTGGCCTTGAGCCCACCCGCACCCTGA
- the gspK gene encoding type II secretion system minor pseudopilin GspK: protein MLKLHRQRGAALLLAMLTVTLVATLASAALWQQWRSTEVEQAERQRVQAGWILTGALDWARLILREDARSNQNSGNADHLGEPWALPLEEARLSSFLAADKSNNADNTLEAFLSGEMIDMQSRLNFNNLVRTTGGGATAKAETSEVDLRAFSRLFEQLGLPLAELTNAAAELRNTTQLALTDPLPSRTALQPRKLSHLGWLGISRTSLAALEPHVTVLPERSSLNLNTASAQAIHASLPGLDMAQARQVVAARERNPFKNLSDVTQAVPATAGKLNDDAHGTRSRYFEVRGRLRLESAVIEERSLVVRNNLDVRVSWRERFARPGARP, encoded by the coding sequence TTGCTCAAACTCCACCGCCAGCGGGGCGCCGCGCTTCTGCTTGCGATGCTCACCGTCACGCTCGTGGCCACCTTGGCATCAGCCGCGTTGTGGCAGCAGTGGCGCTCCACCGAGGTCGAGCAGGCCGAGCGCCAGCGCGTGCAGGCGGGTTGGATCCTGACCGGGGCGCTCGACTGGGCGCGCCTGATCCTGCGCGAGGACGCGCGCAGCAACCAGAACAGCGGCAACGCCGACCACCTGGGCGAACCCTGGGCTCTGCCGCTGGAAGAGGCGCGCCTCTCCAGCTTTCTCGCCGCCGACAAGAGCAACAACGCCGACAACACCCTGGAGGCCTTTCTCTCCGGCGAAATGATCGACATGCAGTCGCGCCTGAACTTCAACAACCTGGTGCGCACCACCGGCGGCGGCGCCACGGCCAAGGCGGAAACCTCCGAAGTCGATCTGCGCGCTTTCAGCCGACTGTTCGAACAGCTCGGCCTGCCCCTGGCAGAGCTCACCAACGCCGCGGCCGAATTGCGCAACACCACCCAGCTGGCCCTGACGGACCCCCTGCCCTCGCGCACCGCACTGCAACCGCGCAAGCTCTCGCACCTGGGCTGGTTGGGCATCAGCCGCACCAGCCTGGCGGCGCTGGAACCCCACGTCACCGTGTTGCCCGAACGCTCCAGCCTCAACCTCAACACCGCCAGCGCCCAGGCGATTCATGCCAGCCTGCCCGGCCTGGACATGGCGCAGGCGCGCCAGGTGGTGGCCGCACGCGAACGCAACCCGTTCAAGAACCTCAGTGACGTGACCCAGGCCGTGCCGGCCACCGCCGGCAAGCTCAATGACGATGCCCACGGCACACGCAGCCGTTACTTCGAGGTGCGGGGTCGCCTGCGGCTGGAGAGCGCCGTCATCGAAGAACGCTCGCTGGTCGTGCGCAACAACCTCGATGTGCGGGTGAGCTGGCGCGAGCGCTTCGCCCGACCCGGCGCGCGTCCCTGA